The DNA sequence ACAATGGCCATTATATACTTCTATGtttacttattattattttttctataattcAATGGGGTAAATGTCcccacaacttttttttttttttgaacaaaggGAGCTCGACACAATGAAATGGAGCAGTAAAGATCGAATGACACTAAAAACAAGACATAAACACAAATAATAAAGATAATCTGTTGTCATCTCTGGCATTGCTATCAACAACCAAATGGATCAACTCCACACCATTCCCTATAACTCGAAAATGACATAATCTGTACACCTTCAACACTTGTCTCTGATCTCTCAAATACACTTCTGTTTCGCTCCACCCAAATGTTCCAGATAACCGCAAAGAAGCCTATTAAGCATTTCTTTTGCTCCATCTTTCCACCTGCTACTCCAGTCCAACTCTCGAAGAACTCTTTAACGGATCCTGGAATGACTCATGCTCTATCAGCATATTTCAACCAAGCactccacacctgccaagtaaacTCACAGGCAACAAATAAATGATGTACAAATTATATAGCCTTTTTACACAATACACATATATtgtcattattattaataatgcCCAGTCTACTCGGCCTCTCCTTTGTGTTGACCCTGCCTACTAAAATAAACTATGCAAAAAGTTCAACTCTTGGAGGAACCAAGCCTCTCCAAATCGAATTAGTGAAACTGTAACTCGTGATATCCTCCGAAAGAGTCTCTTTCTATATCACCTGCACAAAAGAATTAGtagaaaaaatacattttttgtcAAATTTCCATACAACTGAGTCCTCTCTATCACTCGATAATCTAACAATCCGTAACCTGTCATGGAGCTGATTGAGCAACTCTAACTCCCATTGGAAAAGTTCTCttctccattggaagttccaaacccactctaacccatcccagaacccacaGTCCTCTATTACGAATCCTTGTTgatttgaaacagagaagagtctCGAAAAACTATCTTTTAAAGAGTCACCTTGTACCCAAGTATCCTCCCAAAAATGAGTTCTCCTGCCGTTTCTCACCTCCATAGCCAAACCACTTATCATCATGTCTCTTACCTGTTGTTACTTAATATTAAGCTGGCAGAAGATATCTTTCCACGGACCCCCTCTTGATGGCAAAGTTTGGCTGGACAACATTACAGTTGGGTCCAACTGATTACAAGAACATACAACCTTCTTCCACAGTGGGCATTCCTCCTTTGAGAagcgccaccaccacttgaataGCAGCGATGAATTTCTAAGTAGAGCATCTCCCACCCCCAAGCCTCCTAGCTTCTTTAGAGCTTGAACTACCTCCCATTTCACCAGTGGTATACCATTATTCCCATCTTCTTTACTCCACAAGAATCTTCTCTGAAGTCCAATTAACTTTTTCGCAAACGCTTTTGGCATCTTATATAGGCTCAAGTAGTAAACCGGCAGACTGTTGAGAACAGACTTTATTAGGACCAACTTACCCGCTTTATTGAGAGACCTAGCTTTCCATAGGCTGAGCTTGTCTTCCACCTTGTCTATGATTGGTTTCCAGGTCTTCACCAACCGAGGATTAGCTCCAAGAGAAATACCTAAGTATCTGATAGGTAATGTCGCCTCGGCACAGCCCAACAAACCACACATAGTCGTCACCCAATTCTTCTCACAGTTGACTGGAATTAGGCTCGACTTATCAAAATTGATGCTCAAGCTAGACATTAGTTCATATGTGGGTCTATTCCTGGTGACATTTTAGCATTAGggataaaaaattaatgaataatatCTCAAATAGATCCAGATAAATTTGTCTCCAAAACAAATTAATTAGGAATTTGACAccaactttttttattataagcCAAATGCATTTTAAGTCCCGTTTGACCTGGTAAAGACCAATAGAAAAATCCTACGCAGAAATTAACGATCTGACGTATCCGACCTTTTGGACATTTTGGTCCCTATACAAGTTGGACAACACGACTTATTTCTGTTGAAACCAAAACGTCTTCGTTTTATGGAGGACAATTTCATCTCCAAAAGAGTTTCCAGAGGCGTGAAACGTCGCTTGCACCGAGAGCATGGTAGCCTCCAACCTTCCACCTCTTCTTCAATGCCTTCTCCTCCTTTGCTCACTTAATTTCCAAATTTGACTCTCATTCTAtctttcagattaaaaaaaaaatccaattttcaacgATAAACCCTAGAatagaatttcatatttttttcgtttttcttttgcaattggaTCGAAGTGAATGTACACGGGCATTATGACAAACAGAGTGTGCACATTGTGATTGGTAGCTACGGCCTACTGAATCGTGTTGTTGATCATGGCGGGGAAGTCTGATGCAGTGTCAATTCGCGTTCTGTATAGCaatttgagggaggattctaccATGCGCATGAGGTGAAGCTGGTTGGCGTTGAGAACGTCAACAATTGTCGCTGGATCGTACAAAATTCTCACTTTCATGATGGATCTCCGATCCCTCCTACTCTGCCAAGAACATTAGATTGGTCAATCTGGTACTAATGTGCACCGTCGCTCCTTTAAAACGGTGAACTTTTTGAGGACGAAATTGTCCTTTTTAAAATAACGACATTTTGGTTTCAACAGAAACAATCGTTTTATCTAGTTTATACATAAACCAGGAGCGCAGGTACATATAAGTAAAGGGAGAAATGCCCCcccaaaattttagtttttattaaaaaaaaaaattagtctggTCCCCCCTTTCTTTATTTCCCAACCCCCCTCTCTTTTTGTTCTATCTTTTCCAACCCCCTTTTAATTCCTACAAAAAAACCCAACCCAATAGCCCATTCCCTATCCTTTTTTTATTTCCCAACCCCtatccctttttttattttccaacGTCAGTTTTTCCATCCCCTTTTTTTATTTCCCAGCATACAACCAGTCTCTCCCTCTCCCCCTTCTCGCTTTGGCTTTCCAAAATTTTAGGTAACAACTtttcctattcttcttcttctttatctctttaatcttcttatcttttacagTTTTACCTCTTTgactcttatttttttattttttgcagattaaaaaaaagatagtaGTTTAACAAGTGATTTTTCACTCCTCTTTCTCAAAAAagattctatttttattcttttttatatatttagttatttacttaattagttaatttattattatttgttaattaagtttatgttattatatgttagtttatatatttagttttttttattagttaactatttaattataattttatattatttatactaggatgttagtattattgttctgaattttaatattttattttaaattgaaatataatttttatattttatgaagatttagACTGTAATTTACACTTTttactaaatatatttttaattataggaACTTATTTGGCCATTTGAATTATGAGTAAGTTCAAAaccattgatacattttttaaaagaaaagatcaagaaaatgaaGATGTTTCTACTATTACTACTCCAATACTTGAGGGGTCATCAAATTTCATtacttcatttcttcattgaaTAGCTCAAAGCGTCCACGACTTCTTCCAAATCAACTGGATGTTTTTCGTTTGGAAAGAGATCCTGGAATGCGACCAATGATTTGGAAGTTTCCTCCAAATAAAAGAGATGAAATCCGTCGAGCTTATATTAAAGTTGGGCCAAATCAACCAATTCTTGATAATTATCCATTTTCTGGTGATAAAAGTCATCGTCGCTTTCAAGCTTCATGGTTTAAATTGTTCCCATCTTTGTTAGAATATTCTATAGAAGATGATGCTATATATTGTTTTctgtgctttctttttgctaaggaaCCTTAAATCAATACGGGTTCAAATGCTTTTATTGAGAATGGTTtcaggaattggaagaaagtaaataatggaaaagaatgTGCTCTTTTGAATCACATTGGCAAAGGTCCTAACTCATTCCATCATAAGGGGCTGAAATCATGTGATGATTTGATGAAATAATCACAACATATTGACAGACTTCTTCATAAGCAAACATCAGAAGAGTTTGAAAAGAATCGAATTTGACTAGGAGCATCTATAGATTGCATTAGATGGTTGACATTTCAAGGTTGTGCATACAGAGGACATGATGAAAGCCAAAGTTCAAGCAACAGAGGTAACTTTTTGGAAATGTTGAAATTTTTGGGATCTTACAATGAAAGAGTGAAAAAGAATGTTTTGGAAAATGCTCCAAAAAATGTTAAGTATACTTCAAATGATGTCCAAAAAGAAATTCTACATATTCTTGCTACTAAGGTGAGAAATTCAATTAGAGAAGAGATTGGAGATGCcaaattttgtattattgttgATGAAGTTAGAGATGAATCTAAAAAGGAGTAAATGGCCATTGTTTTGAGATTTGTTACTCTAGATGGTTTTGTTAAAGAGAGATTCTTTGATGTTGTGCATGTCACTGATACTTATGCAACAACTTTAAAGAAAGAATTGATTTCTGTCCTTTCTCATTATAATCTCCAAGTTGAAAATATCAGGGGTCAAGGGTATGATGGTGCTAGCAACATGCGAAGTGAGTGGAATGGTTTGCAAACTTTGTTTCTTAAAGATTCTCCACAAGCATAATATGTGCATTGTTTTGCTCATAGGTTACAATTAGCATTGGTGGTAGCTTCAAGAGAGGtacttcaaattcatgaattttttactCAATTAAACTCTATTGTCACTATTGTTAGTGCTTCTTCAAAAAGACATGATCAATTACAAGAAgctcaagcaattgaaaatgcAAACTTGGTTGCTCAAAATGAATTAGAAACAGGCAAAGGTGCGAATCAAATAAGCACTTTACAAAGAGTTGGGGATACTCGATGGAGctctcactttaattctatttgcagTTTGGTAAAAATGTTTACTGCTACCAATATTGTTCTCAATAATATCATTGAAGACGGGACAACTTATGCACAAAGAGGTGAGACTTATggtgttagtaaaatattattgtcatttgaatttgttttcacTTTGCACTTGATGAAAGAGATTATGGAAATCACTAATGTTCTTTGCCAAACACTGCAACAACAATCTCAAGATATTCTTAATGCAATGCATATTGTTTCTACATCAAAGTTACTTCTTCAACAATTAAGAGATGGTGGATGGTGCAATTTTCTTGCAAATGTTAAAGATTTTTgtgaaaaacatgaaattgaagTCCCTAATATGAGTGCACAATATGtttttggaagaggtcgatctcgTCAACCAAGTGTGACAGTTGAGCATCATTATCGAATAGATGTATTTTTGGCAACAATTGACTTTCAAATACAAGAATTGAATAGTAGATTTAATGAGCAAACAATAGAGCTTTTGACTTTGAGTTGTGCTTTGGATCCTAAGGacaatttcaaattatttaatattgaagAAATTAGCAAGTTAGCAGAGAAGTTTTATCCCCTTGACTTTCCTTCTAATGagctaaatattttgaaatctcaGTTGCAACATTATCAGCATGATATACCAAATCATTTGAAAGGCATTGATACACTTTCTGAATTGTGCAACAAGTTACAAGAAAcgggaaaatcaagaacttatcaCATGGTTGATAGATTAATACGTCTTGTTTTGACTCTACCAGTGTCTACAGCAACAACAGAAAGAGCTTTTTCAACAATGAAAATTGTTAAGACAAGACTCCGAAGTAAGATGGCTGATGAATTTCTTGCAGACAATTTGGTCatctatatagaaaaagaattagcagctattttcaacacaaattcaattatagataattttaaaaatagaaaaaaacgtcGAATAACCTTTTCATGATACAAAACTGTAAgtagtaatttttatatattattgtcttactttgattgagattatatattttttttttattttatcaatagaaatagtaatataaaatataacaccgCCTCTTAAATAGTTAGTCTAACTCCGCCCCTGACATAAACCAAAATATCTAGAAAAAACGTATCATTTAATCGAATACGTTAGATCAGTAACCTCTACGTAaaacttttttgttaatttttattaggGACGTATCTGacttataataaaaaaagttagagtcaaatttctaattattttttttgagaaTAATTCTATCTGATGGCACAATCCTTGGGACCTATTTAGGATtactcaaaattaaataaaaagaaaaactcaaCTGCATTAAATGATTAAATACTGTTTGGAATCAAACTTTGATTTTGGCACAAGACACATGTCGCGGATATGACTTAGGAGCAATAAACTTTTTGGAGCCCAACCTACATCATCAACTTTGTTTGAGAAAAGTCACCAAAAAACTTTGTTTGAGAAAGACTACATATATATTACGTACTAATTTACCTATTTtgatattatcaaaataaaaatatttattacctAGCTATTGATTTTGCTCTCCACGTGAAACTGCCAATTACCTGTTCATTTTAAATTAATCCGTGGATTGAATTTGAAAGTTATTAATTCatctttttatttaacttattattcacgtgtgaaataataatttaacataaaactactcttgaatttaaatttaagagtaaaaaaaaaaattctcttaaAAGAAATTAGTGTATCAATAGATATATACTAActtgtttattaattattaactcttttatttattgcgtataaaattaacaaaactCAAATTGGTTAAGATGATGAGAAGTGATATATAACTTACTATTCATGCTAGGCAGAGACCGATCTACACTCTATTTTGTGGGAGCAAATGCGCAtgctaatattttaaaaatgtaagaaagtatatgtataaatatatacgtgtctattaaaaaattatattttttattattaaaaaaatatttattaaattttgtgttaaaatatttattttatatatattttttaatttttagaattaaattttgatacatagttagtataaaataattttatatatgtatctaattatataataccatattataaaaaataactatcttttatattaattatattacgtaaataattatccaaaaaaataaatataattagataattattatgtaaaatattttacattgtcAGTATATCAAAAATAAACTCTAATTTGTATCTAAAAGTATAAGATAAAAGTATATATTaaattaacttaataaaaaatattattatagcattatttaataaataaatttatttagtttatatctttaaattttttttctactcAACCTTAATATTTACTAGTAAACTGAAGAAATTTATACTAaacatttattttaataattacttatcaaacataaatttgattaaaaagtatttaaaaattaattgaaataataacacattttatatttttatctatctaagtaactaattttattattcttattatttaaaattaatttttggtctttcttttattaaataattgaataaataatctataaaatatataataaggaTATGAGTAATTTGGTGTataattttttcttctaaaatatcATTTATTGTACATAATTCATAAAAGAATatgtttcatttttattattaattaaaagataatttgtTTATCATCTTAATTATCTTGATtaatcttatttattattattattattattattattattattattattattattactttataaaaaggtaaattaataattacgttattacttattaatatatcaatatttataataaataaataattatttaatatttaatattttcatgttattaatttttatatactttgatatatttataaatttttttgttatttttgtatgCTAGATATTTGACCCACTGTTTAAACTTTCTCGATTTATTATTGACGCTAGGTAACTAATTGGAGTATTAGTCTACAGTCAATTATTACTCCAAAACTCATTATTACTATCTTCCTTTCCTTTCCTATTTCAcgacttttatttttttcaacggCAACACTCCTCCGCATGGCTGCTTCTGTCACCACACTACAATCGGTCTTCTGTCGTTgcgttcttctcctcctcctttttttctttctttgttcttcatctaattgATATATTTGTAGATGATTTTTTTTGAGTGAATACCCCATCCGGctcctgacaattatctcgaaaagacaacgaggcccaaaaaaaaaaacactcaatccggcccctgataatttttttttggtacagagcctcgttgtcctttcgaagtaattgtaAAGGACCGggttgggttttttttttgtcagggccGAGTTAGAGTTTTTTTTATCAGGGGCCTTGTTGTACTCCTCACGTGTCGAATATATTGTTCTTGCCTCTAGCTGATGAGCTTCTcacaaattcagatttttttaaatgatttttaatattttttttgttaaattttaattctttttaaataatttaagatgtttatttttatttaattttaaatattttttattataaaattgattaatttgttaaaaaattagttgaaaaaaatgTTAGTTACCTAAATTTTTTCATAACCTAAATAAGAGATTTTGGGTTCAAGTATTGTAAGTagcaaaacaaaatatttttttataaattatatataaggaAGGGTATTTTAGGAAAGAAATTAGACACTGATCCTTTTTATTACATTTCTATTATATATAGTATAGATATTATATATAGTATGGATGCCTAAATAGAAATTAGAAACAAATTATTCTAACATtttcatactttttatttttttagaatttatccATTTTCCTCGAATTGCATTTTTATTGGttgattatattttatataatataataaaaataaaaaataaattagagctAAAAAATTTACAAGAAAGATAACTTAAAAGTTGTCAAATTTAATTTCcgacaataaaattatttatcaaaatttaaatcaaactatCATAATTTTTGGTAATACAAACTCTATCCAGACAcattcttcccttttttttttatcataattaaatttaagaaatatattttacatatataacCCATTATTACATGTACAAAATTATTTTGgattgttattaaaattaaattcatatataatttctCTTCAAACAAAATTCTCCACATTTCTAACCTCCAactttgtcattaaattttgtcCAAAACTCAAACTGAATTCTACTTGAATAATCTGTATCAGATAAAACTAACGTATTATAtccaaaaagaggaagagaaaagaaGTGAAAAACCGTTATTTAACTACCAAGGCACTACATAGAAAGGAAGAATTAATGTTCAGCTATAAACACGGGAACTTAGTGGGTCCCTTTTCCTTAGTGGCTTCGTCAACATCTctctctattcttcttctttcttaatCTCAATGTAATGCGAATGCTTTGCTTTTGGTTTTTCCTATTTTTAGTTCTTTCTTTGGTCTTCTTTTCTTCCCCGTTTTGTTTGCCACACTTTCCTGGCACACTTTCCTcatttcctttttattattttatccttttttttttcaattcttagTGACAATGAATGCACacttaaataaaaagattttgtattttcttatttgTAATATCGAATCCACTTCCTTCTCCTTCTAATTATAAACTATATCCCATTACACATTGTTGCCAATTTCAACCgtgaaccttttttttttcttccccaAGTTGCTTCCTTTCTGCTTTAATATGGGGTGCGGTTATATGAGATTTTCACGGTGATACCAATACTGGGTTGTGTTTTTTCCCGTTCATATTTGTGTTTTCTCACATAAAGTTAAGTTCTTTTGGTTTCTGGTTATTTGTTTTGAATCAAAATGTGGAGTAGAGGGTGGTGTGTAGGGTCATTGTTGAGGCAAAGGGTATGTGCTACTTTAAATATTGGAAGTAGCCATGGCTATGGTGGAAAGGCTCATCAACCTTTTGATCACACTCCATTGTTCGGTTTGAAAGGTTTTGCTGATGATGGAAGAAAGAGGAATAATAatggagaaggaggaagaggtgttggtgttggttctatatctgtttttctgaACCGAATGAATAATAAGAGGGGTGTGTGTTCATCAACTTGGGTTTCATCTCCTTTTAACAATGGGGGCATTAATAATTCAAattctccatcttcttcttatggGAAAATAGAAGGGACAAATAGTTTATCATACGCTGAGGCGAAGAAGTTAATGAGGCTAGTGAATGTGGAGAATCTAAAGCTGAAGCTTGGAAGTGATGGGAAGGAAGTTATTCCGTACAATGAACTTATTGAAGCATGTGAAAGCATGGGAGTTGTAAGGAATAAAGAAGAGGCTATGGCGTTTGCTAAGGTTCTTGATGAAGCTGGTGTTATTCTTCTCTTTAGGAACAAGGTCTATCTGCACCCTGATAAGGTCATTTCTTCTAttccttttcacttttttttttctttttcttgttggtTGCTTTATAATAAGATTGTTTTACTTTAtgctaaaattctttttttttttggtaacaataattgaatactaaaaattttaaaattacttgtCCAAAAACCTTAACTGATTATAAATTTCTTCACAATTTTTAAAATTCCTTGTCTAAAAAACTTAATCGGTTAGACAATTGTATGTTCAAAGCACGTTTCGTCTACCCATTATATGTTGCCAAATACCTGATTTTCAAAGTCCAATAATTTATCTACCCTTCACTCTTACAACTCATTTGTTTGACACactaaataatgaaaaaaaaaaagttagagtgTTATTACAATTTATTGTACaattaattataaattcaatttctttacactttaacctatatttttaaatatgagtaaagtatcatttttgtctttaatatttgAGATAAGTCTCAAGGTTGTCCCTAACGTACAAATCGTCCtacattttaaaattgactcaatgttgaattgagacgattttaaaatgttaggaacgtaaatagaacgaaaacgttgggacaaaaactatacatagaaataaattttgattttatccttcaataatatcaattttttacggtatatagttattcaattattttttaatcacatctaagtaaattatatttaatcacattactttcatttaaataaatttaattttttataattttatttttaaagattttttctcTTAAATATTAGAAAATTGATACATTAGAGATGAAAAGTACAATTTATACcttattgtatatgtatcatttttttctttttggcaagtttatgtactagtcattctatttaagagtaaaattataaaaaaataaatttatttagaataaaagtaatgtgattaagtttaatttacttagatgtggttaaaaaataattgaataactatttacggtaaaaaattgatattattgaaggataaaattaaaatttatttttatgtatcgtttttgtccccaacattttcgtcctatttaagttcctaacgtttcaaaatcgtatCATTTTTGTTCCGCGTCAATTTTGTTAACAGATCCCTACATTGAGCTAATTTTAAAAccttagagacttaaataggagtatagaacgatttaaacgttagataCAATTTTGgaacttatcccaaacgttgggacaaaaacgatactttattctttaaataatcgATAGCAAAAAATAATCAATACTTATGGTTCTCTTCTCATTAATAATATATATGGCGTTTGATTTTTTCTTTATGGAAGTTTAACTTTAGGCcagaaattatatataaaataaaaaatacaagtaTAGAAATACAGAAATTTGTTTGGTAATGAAACAGAgacaaaaatgcaatttttttatttcaaaaactgaaatttatattatttctatattttctaaaactgAATACTGAAAATATTTGTCTCCGCAATTTGTTTTTTTGTAATTCTGTCCTAAATACAGCATATATCTAAACGCAAGCTTCATAGTTGTTAGCACTAGCAGTATGAAGAGCAAATTATAGCACATCTTAATAGATCTTGAATGATTAATCGTATCCCACTTGaccattaattttttgttttaatttaattaattttgttatgtaaaaaattatattttaatcataaaaaataaaagtactcAACTGGGATTTCAGTTTATTCCATATTCGACTTTAGACACTCCATAATATACAAATCACCTTAATAGTTTTTTCTATGGTGCTGAGTTgttaaggaaaaaaaattactCTTCTTAAAAACAACATCAAATATCTCATGCTAGGCGGTGTGAGATTTTAGACATCCCATACTAACCAAGTCCTAACAATTATTGATTCAGATTTTAAGTTTCATGTGGAATTCTGAACTGCTGGGAAGTTTGGATGCCAATACAAGTTTCAAAAATCTCAATTAGCTATGCAATGTTTTCGTGAACGGTACTCTATTGAAATCATAGGGCCATAGACCTAAAAAGACTAATAATGTATCATTTATGTTGTTTAAGAAAGATCAAATGAGATGTAATGGGTAATTTCTAAACATTATAAATAAAAACCAGTGATCATGAATATTTTTAGAACAAGCATTAACATTGATGAGTGTGTAGGTGGTTGATCTGGTTATAAGTGCAGTTCCACTAGCATTAACTTCTGAGAATGATCCTAGAAGGGAAGAACTAAAGAGGcttcaagagaagaaagaagagctcGATGTCTTGGCGCACAAGCAAGTCCGGCGCATCCTCTGGGGCGGCCTAGGATTCGGCATAGCCACCGTCTCCCTCTTCTTCCGGCTAACATTCTGGGAATTCTCATGGGACGTCATGGAGCCGATCGCATTCTTCACCACGTCGACCGGCCTAATCATCGGCTATGCCTACTTCCTATTCACCTCAAGGGACCCTACTTACCAAGACTTCATGAAGAGGCTATTCCTTTCAAGGCAGAGGAAGCTTCATAAGAGGCACAATTTTGATATTGACAAGTATAATGATCTTAGGTGCAAATGCAAAACACCTTTAGATGCAAAAACCACACTCAAGAATCGTTTAGGCGTGGATCTAGATCTGGAGGAGGCTTAATTAAACATAGTGATTATTAATTAAACCTTATACTT is a window from the Arachis hypogaea cultivar Tifrunner chromosome 17, arahy.Tifrunner.gnm2.J5K5, whole genome shotgun sequence genome containing:
- the LOC112762952 gene encoding uncharacterized protein: MAIVLRFVTLDGFVKERFFDVVHVTDTYATTLKKELISVLSHYNLQVENIRGQGLQLALVVASREVLQIHEFFTQLNSIVTIVSASSKRHDQLQEAQAIENANLVAQNELETGKGANQISTLQRVGDTRWSSHFNSICSLVKMFTATNIVLNNIIEDGTTYAQRGETYGVSKILLSFEFVFTLHLMKEIMEITNVLCQTLQQQSQDILNAMHIVSTSKLLLQQLRDGGWCNFLANVKDFCEKHEIEVPNMSAQYVFGRGRSRQPSVTVEHHYRIDVFLATIDFQIQELNSRFNEQTIELLTLSCALDPKDNFKLFNIEEISKLAEKFYPLDFPSNELNILKSQLQHYQHDIPNHLKGIDTLSELCNKLQETGKSRTYHMVDRLIRLVLTLPVSTATTERAFSTMKIVKTRLRSKMADEFLADNLGRI
- the LOC112762450 gene encoding calcium uniporter protein 5, mitochondrial-like, which encodes MWSRGWCVGSLLRQRVCATLNIGSSHGYGGKAHQPFDHTPLFGLKGFADDGRKRNNNGEGGRGVGVGSISVFLNRMNNKRGVCSSTWVSSPFNNGGINNSNSPSSSYGKIEGTNSLSYAEAKKLMRLVNVENLKLKLGSDGKEVIPYNELIEACESMGVVRNKEEAMAFAKVLDEAGVILLFRNKVYLHPDKVVDLVISAVPLALTSENDPRREELKRLQEKKEELDVLAHKQVRRILWGGLGFGIATVSLFFRLTFWEFSWDVMEPIAFFTTSTGLIIGYAYFLFTSRDPTYQDFMKRLFLSRQRKLHKRHNFDIDKYNDLRCKCKTPLDAKTTLKNRLGVDLDLEEA